One Halobaculum sp. CBA1158 DNA segment encodes these proteins:
- a CDS encoding MATE family efflux transporter → MGIGDTISLVFKGREEFELTEGNIGKPLFYLSVPIVVTNLLQTAYNLADTLWLGRYSTEALAAISFAFPMVFLLFSLGMGVTVAGSVLVAQHVGADEDAEAKYAASQTVSFAVIVSLILGAVGYFVVGDLLGLLGASPDVLPLATDYMRVISSGLVFMFGFFVFTALMRGYGDTITPMLVMLLTVVVNIVIDPFLIFGWWIFPELGVAGAAYATIFSRALAFVVGMAIMLRGTRGVQISPRDMVPNLTYARKIVRIGVPASIEGTGRSLSVNLMLVIVGLFPTTVVAGYGIGVRVFSVIFLPAIAVARGVETMTGQNIGADKPDRAATAAGLAAKTMFAILGLLGVVTILAARPIAAVFTADPAVVTVTADFLRWVAPTFGFIGVMRAYTGSFRGAGKTMTAAAISVTMLGVIRLPVALGLARPDIAGLPIPSLGSTGIWISFAVSNAAGAIIAYLWYRRGTWRDADPRGQTPIDGEDGDEQADSAAVPTDD, encoded by the coding sequence ATGGGCATCGGAGACACGATCTCGCTGGTGTTCAAGGGGCGAGAGGAGTTCGAACTCACCGAGGGGAACATCGGCAAACCGCTGTTTTACCTCTCGGTACCCATCGTCGTCACGAATCTGCTGCAGACGGCGTACAACCTCGCGGACACGCTGTGGCTCGGTCGCTACTCCACGGAGGCGCTCGCGGCCATTTCCTTCGCGTTCCCGATGGTGTTCCTGCTGTTCTCGTTGGGTATGGGGGTCACCGTCGCTGGGTCGGTGCTCGTCGCACAACACGTCGGCGCGGACGAGGATGCGGAGGCGAAGTACGCCGCCTCACAGACCGTCTCGTTCGCGGTTATCGTCTCGCTGATCCTCGGTGCCGTCGGCTACTTCGTCGTCGGCGACCTGCTGGGTCTGCTCGGGGCGTCGCCCGACGTGCTCCCGCTGGCGACCGACTACATGCGCGTCATCTCCTCGGGACTGGTGTTCATGTTCGGGTTCTTCGTGTTTACTGCCCTCATGCGCGGCTACGGCGACACGATCACCCCGATGCTGGTGATGCTGCTGACGGTCGTCGTCAACATCGTCATCGACCCGTTCCTCATATTCGGGTGGTGGATATTCCCCGAACTCGGCGTCGCGGGCGCGGCCTACGCCACCATCTTCTCGCGGGCGCTGGCGTTCGTCGTCGGGATGGCGATCATGCTCCGCGGAACGCGCGGCGTGCAGATCTCCCCACGCGACATGGTACCGAACCTCACCTACGCTCGCAAGATCGTCCGAATCGGGGTTCCGGCGTCGATCGAGGGCACCGGCCGATCGCTGTCGGTGAACCTGATGCTCGTCATCGTCGGGCTGTTCCCGACGACGGTCGTCGCCGGCTACGGGATCGGCGTCCGGGTGTTCTCGGTCATCTTCCTGCCGGCGATCGCCGTCGCTCGCGGCGTCGAGACGATGACGGGCCAGAACATCGGCGCTGACAAGCCCGACCGGGCGGCGACGGCCGCCGGCCTCGCCGCCAAGACCATGTTCGCGATCCTCGGACTGCTGGGCGTCGTGACGATCCTCGCGGCGCGACCCATCGCCGCCGTGTTCACCGCCGACCCGGCCGTTGTGACGGTCACGGCCGACTTCCTGCGATGGGTCGCGCCGACGTTCGGATTCATCGGCGTGATGCGCGCGTACACCGGGAGCTTTCGGGGTGCCGGCAAGACGATGACCGCCGCGGCCATCTCCGTGACGATGCTCGGGGTCATCCGACTCCCGGTCGCGCTGGGGCTCGCGCGTCCGGACATCGCCGGGCTTCCGATCCCGTCGCTCGGCTCGACCGGGATCTGGATTTCCTTCGCCGTCTCGAACGCCGCCGGCGCGATCATCGCGTACCTCTGGTACCGCCGCGGGACCTGGCGCGACGCCGACCCTCGCGGACAGACGCCGATCGACGGCGAGGACGGCGACGAGCAGGCGGACTCCGCGGCCGTCCCCACCGACGACTGA
- a CDS encoding ABC transporter ATP-binding protein, whose amino-acid sequence MIETRGLTHRYGDDRDAGTATGDGEVPTDSGSDDAAGGETDDARPAAVRDVSITIPDGEFIVLAGANGSGKSTLVRHFNGLLTPDEGTVRVDGTPVGDDLVAARTRVGMVFQEPRDCFVAATVGRDVAFGPENLGLDRAEIDRRVREALAAVNMAGRGDERIDRLSGGEQERVAVAGALAMEPAHLVLDEPFTGLDEPSRRAVLDRLRALHSDGTGVVLVTHDLRDVLDPADRVVVLSNGSVAVDAPPAEALEALEGLAVRAPD is encoded by the coding sequence GTGATCGAGACGCGGGGGCTGACGCACCGCTACGGCGACGACCGCGACGCCGGCACCGCGACCGGCGACGGCGAGGTCCCGACTGACTCGGGGAGCGACGACGCCGCGGGAGGTGAGACTGACGACGCTCGACCTGCGGCCGTCCGCGACGTGTCGATCACGATCCCCGACGGCGAGTTCATCGTGCTCGCGGGCGCGAACGGCTCCGGCAAGTCGACGCTCGTGCGCCACTTCAACGGCCTCCTGACGCCCGACGAGGGGACGGTCCGCGTCGACGGTACCCCCGTCGGCGACGACCTCGTGGCGGCCCGCACGCGCGTCGGCATGGTGTTTCAGGAGCCGCGCGACTGCTTCGTCGCCGCGACCGTCGGCCGCGACGTGGCGTTCGGCCCCGAGAACCTCGGACTCGACCGCGCGGAGATCGACCGCCGCGTTCGAGAGGCGCTCGCGGCGGTGAACATGGCGGGTCGCGGCGACGAGCGGATCGACCGGCTCTCCGGCGGCGAACAGGAGCGGGTCGCCGTCGCGGGCGCGCTGGCCATGGAGCCGGCCCACCTCGTGCTCGACGAGCCGTTCACCGGTCTCGACGAGCCCTCGCGGCGGGCCGTGCTCGACCGCCTTCGGGCCCTCCACAGCGACGGCACCGGCGTCGTCCTCGTCACCCACGACCTCCGGGACGTGCTCGACCCGGCCGACCGGGTCGTCGTCCTCTCGAACGGGTCGGTCGCCGTCGACGCCCCGCCCGCGGAGGCGCTCGAGGCGCTCGAGGGACTCGCGGTCCGCGCGCCCGACTGA
- a CDS encoding aldo/keto reductase, translating to MSETPTAADAGTFDLDGETTVNRLGFGAMRLCGEGIIGAPDDEENARSVARAAVDHGVDFVDTADSYGPGTSERLLREAGVVDDAVVATKAGLLRNADGEWLPHGDPDYIRNQVLASKDRLGVDTIDLYQFHRPDPDTPFADSVAAFAELKDEGHVRHVGLSNVTVEQLDEAREQVSIASVQNQYNVANREDEAVLRACEDAGIAFIPWYPLAAGDLDGVGDALDDVADAHDATPRQVALAWLLGHSDVTIPIPGTSSVEHLRENVAAAGLSLTDAEITRLAETGE from the coding sequence ATGAGCGAGACTCCGACCGCGGCCGACGCGGGAACGTTCGACCTGGACGGCGAGACGACGGTGAACAGACTGGGCTTCGGCGCGATGCGGCTGTGTGGCGAGGGCATCATCGGCGCGCCCGACGACGAGGAGAACGCTCGTTCGGTGGCGCGGGCGGCCGTCGACCACGGCGTCGACTTCGTAGACACGGCCGACTCCTACGGTCCGGGCACCTCCGAGCGCCTGCTTCGGGAGGCCGGCGTCGTCGACGACGCAGTCGTCGCGACCAAGGCGGGCCTACTTCGGAACGCCGACGGCGAGTGGCTCCCTCACGGCGATCCGGACTACATCCGCAACCAGGTGCTCGCGAGCAAGGATCGCCTCGGCGTCGACACGATCGATCTCTACCAGTTCCACCGCCCGGACCCGGACACGCCGTTCGCCGACAGCGTGGCGGCGTTCGCGGAGCTGAAGGACGAGGGGCACGTCCGGCACGTCGGCCTCTCGAACGTCACCGTCGAGCAGCTCGACGAGGCGCGCGAGCAGGTGTCGATCGCGAGCGTCCAGAACCAGTACAACGTCGCCAACCGCGAGGACGAGGCCGTGCTCCGCGCCTGCGAGGACGCCGGGATCGCGTTCATCCCGTGGTACCCGCTGGCCGCCGGCGACCTGGACGGGGTCGGTGACGCGCTCGACGACGTGGCCGACGCCCACGACGCGACGCCCCGGCAGGTGGCGCTCGCGTGGCTGCTCGGTCACTCCGACGTGACGATCCCGATCCCCGGCACCTCCAGCGTCGAGCACCTCCGCGAGAACGTCGCGGCCGCGGGGCTGTCGCTCACGGACGCCGAGATAACCCGACTCGCCGAGACCGGGGAGTAG
- a CDS encoding energy-coupling factor transporter transmembrane protein EcfT, which produces MLAYEPGDSIAHRLDARSKLFLQATFAAAAFAHTDPRGLAALTLFAAGVLALSTTPIRVAVAEYRAVLPFLAAAPAIEALRFGSPWVDPAAAVGPALASYRTLLLLALVTAYVRTTPVRESEAAVARVVPGRPGRLLGLGVGLVFRFLPVIQADLARTREATAARLGDERPIHDRIQIVATAGLTRVFDRTDRLTAALRARCLSWTPTPPRSRLDRSDAVAVAVATALLAWAVVP; this is translated from the coding sequence ATGCTCGCGTACGAACCGGGCGACTCGATCGCCCACCGGCTCGACGCCCGGAGCAAACTGTTCCTCCAGGCGACGTTCGCGGCCGCGGCGTTCGCGCACACCGACCCCCGAGGGCTCGCGGCCCTGACGCTGTTCGCGGCCGGCGTGCTCGCGCTGTCGACGACCCCGATCCGTGTCGCGGTCGCGGAGTACCGGGCAGTACTCCCGTTTCTCGCGGCCGCACCCGCGATCGAGGCGCTCCGGTTCGGCTCACCGTGGGTCGATCCGGCCGCGGCGGTCGGCCCCGCGCTGGCGTCGTACCGGACGCTCCTCCTGTTGGCGCTGGTGACGGCGTACGTCCGGACGACGCCCGTTCGTGAGTCGGAGGCCGCGGTCGCGCGGGTCGTCCCCGGACGGCCGGGGCGACTGCTGGGGCTGGGCGTCGGACTCGTTTTTCGATTCCTTCCGGTGATTCAGGCGGATCTCGCGCGGACGCGCGAAGCGACGGCGGCGCGGCTCGGCGACGAGCGTCCGATACACGACCGGATTCAGATCGTCGCGACCGCGGGGTTGACCCGCGTGTTCGATCGGACCGACCGGCTGACCGCGGCGCTTCGCGCGCGGTGTCTCTCCTGGACGCCGACGCCGCCACGGAGCAGGCTCGACCGGAGTGACGCCGTCGCGGTCGCGGTGGCGACCGCGCTCCTCGCGTGGGCTGTCGTCCCGTAG
- a CDS encoding TetR/AcrR family transcriptional regulator encodes MTTDKDTRTAFMEATYRALCTHGYADLTMQDIADQTDKSKAALHYHFDGKDELFREFLEYLHEGFREDIRDHPEGTPAERLVALVRRVLDPMDDESDQQFNTAFMEIKAQAPYREGYREVLRQFDDDLHDEVSTLVAEAVSTGQYDDDTDPDEIADHVLTYIHGTWTRAAAIGADVVVVREHLVEDILDLLVEEASVPVSAETVDRRAIDDDPTEMATDDGEESGDRDDSEGGGVPV; translated from the coding sequence ATGACCACAGACAAGGACACACGAACGGCGTTCATGGAGGCGACGTACCGCGCGCTGTGTACGCACGGGTACGCCGACCTCACCATGCAGGACATCGCCGACCAGACGGACAAAAGCAAGGCGGCCCTCCACTACCACTTCGACGGCAAGGACGAACTCTTTCGCGAGTTCCTCGAATACCTCCACGAGGGATTCCGCGAGGACATCCGGGATCATCCGGAGGGTACGCCCGCCGAGCGACTGGTCGCGCTCGTTCGTCGGGTGCTCGATCCGATGGACGACGAATCGGACCAGCAGTTCAACACGGCGTTCATGGAGATCAAAGCCCAAGCGCCGTACCGCGAGGGGTACCGGGAGGTGCTCCGACAGTTCGACGACGACCTCCACGACGAGGTGTCCACGCTCGTCGCCGAGGCGGTATCGACGGGGCAGTACGACGACGACACAGACCCCGACGAGATAGCCGACCACGTGCTCACCTACATTCACGGCACGTGGACGCGTGCGGCGGCGATCGGTGCGGACGTGGTGGTGGTGCGCGAACATCTCGTCGAGGACATCCTCGATCTGCTCGTCGAGGAGGCGTCCGTTCCGGTCTCGGCGGAGACGGTCGATCGGCGGGCCATCGACGACGATCCGACGGAGATGGCGACGGACGACGGCGAGGAGTCGGGTGACCGAGACGACTCCGAGGGCGGAGGTGTGCCGGTCTGA